One genomic window of Halovivax cerinus includes the following:
- a CDS encoding GNAT family N-acetyltransferase, with the protein MNFREATAADVEAIRSMARESVTASYTSFLSEETIQDALEQWYSDEATSDLVESDDTVILLAENDQPAGFSQSEVVGDGETVGNVHWLHVRPDERGAGLGSRLLTRTREALLDAGAEGIRGFVLEGNEGGNRFYEEHGFERAGTRSITIGSDTYTENVYVEAADADAEWRAIEERELDDGTSVFVSYGEAARGSKAPFYSAYESTDETERYGWFCGNCDTVDNAMDAMGRIECNVCGNKRKATRWDASYL; encoded by the coding sequence ATGAACTTTCGCGAGGCGACCGCCGCGGATGTCGAGGCGATCCGATCGATGGCCCGCGAGTCGGTGACCGCGTCGTACACGTCCTTCCTCTCCGAGGAGACGATCCAGGACGCGCTCGAACAGTGGTACAGCGACGAGGCCACGAGCGATCTCGTCGAGAGTGACGACACGGTAATTCTGCTCGCAGAGAACGATCAGCCGGCCGGATTCAGTCAATCGGAGGTCGTCGGTGACGGCGAGACGGTCGGGAACGTTCACTGGCTGCACGTTCGCCCGGACGAGCGCGGCGCCGGGCTGGGGTCCCGATTGCTCACTAGAACCCGAGAGGCGTTGCTCGACGCCGGCGCGGAGGGAATCAGGGGGTTCGTCCTGGAGGGGAACGAAGGCGGTAACCGATTCTACGAGGAACACGGGTTCGAACGCGCCGGCACCCGTTCCATCACGATCGGATCGGACACCTACACCGAGAACGTGTACGTCGAGGCCGCGGACGCCGACGCCGAGTGGCGCGCGATCGAGGAGCGCGAACTCGACGACGGCACCAGCGTGTTCGTCAGCTACGGGGAAGCCGCGCGCGGCTCGAAGGCTCCCTTCTACAGCGCCTACGAGTCGACCGACGAGACCGAACGGTACGGCTGGTTCTGCGGCAACTGCGACACGGTGGACAACGCGATGGACGCGATGGGGCGGATCGAGTGTAACGTCTGTGGCAACAAACGGAAGGCGACGCGGTGGGACGCGTCGTACCTGTGA
- a CDS encoding succinylglutamate desuccinylase/aspartoacylase family protein has translation MADVEAGAAEPEPFTYDDVRVEPGESRNERYRISETYLGDPIRVPVTIINGTRPGPTVFLSAAAHGDELNGIEVVREVAHDWDHADLHGTLVCLPVLNVPGFLAQERYLPIYDRDLNRSFPGHGESTSAKRMAHRLFSAFVEPCDYGLDFHTSTRGRTNMLHVRADTTNPAVERLSHAFSSNVIIDGDGPEGSLRREATDAGVPTITIEMGEAHRFQRDLIDQALTGVASVLAEVGCHPDSSVHWPGWRTVITDSSEKTWLRADAGGIVDMKLGRGELVHEGDVICTITDPFKEADDSVSVEAPFTGLIVGVLENPVVYPGNPLCHLVALDDDTLRALERELSASLSLFGGPDDGA, from the coding sequence ATGGCCGATGTGGAGGCGGGAGCGGCGGAGCCGGAACCGTTCACGTACGACGACGTGCGCGTCGAACCCGGCGAGTCCCGCAACGAACGGTACCGGATCAGCGAGACGTACCTCGGCGATCCGATCCGCGTCCCGGTCACCATCATCAACGGCACTCGGCCGGGGCCGACGGTGTTCCTCTCGGCCGCGGCTCACGGCGACGAACTCAACGGTATCGAAGTCGTCCGCGAAGTCGCACACGACTGGGATCACGCGGACCTCCACGGAACGCTCGTCTGTCTCCCGGTGTTGAACGTTCCAGGCTTTCTCGCCCAGGAGCGGTACCTGCCGATCTACGACAGGGACCTGAACCGATCGTTTCCCGGACACGGCGAGTCGACGAGCGCGAAGCGAATGGCCCACCGGCTGTTCTCGGCGTTCGTCGAACCCTGCGACTACGGACTCGACTTTCACACGTCGACGCGCGGCCGGACGAACATGCTCCACGTCCGCGCAGACACGACGAATCCGGCGGTCGAACGGCTCTCGCACGCCTTCAGTTCGAACGTGATCATCGACGGGGATGGACCGGAGGGATCACTCCGTCGGGAGGCGACGGACGCCGGCGTTCCCACGATCACGATCGAGATGGGCGAGGCCCACCGGTTCCAGCGCGACCTCATCGATCAGGCGCTGACGGGCGTCGCGAGCGTCCTCGCAGAAGTGGGCTGCCATCCTGACTCGTCCGTCCACTGGCCGGGCTGGCGGACCGTCATCACCGATTCCAGTGAAAAAACCTGGTTGCGCGCGGACGCGGGTGGAATCGTCGACATGAAACTCGGACGGGGCGAACTCGTCCACGAAGGTGACGTGATCTGTACGATCACCGATCCGTTCAAGGAGGCCGACGACAGCGTCTCAGTCGAGGCCCCGTTCACCGGGTTGATCGTCGGCGTGCTCGAGAACCCGGTCGTCTACCCCGGCAATCCCCTCTGTCACCTCGTCGCCCTCGACGACGACACGCTCCGCGCGCTCGAACGCGAACTGTCGGCGTCACTCTCGCTCTTCGGCGGACCCGACGACGGGGCGTGA
- the sdhC gene encoding succinate dehydrogenase, cytochrome b556 subunit, whose protein sequence is MSDSYNRGLIEDFGRWREFAPGMWAWILHKFTGWILIGYLFTHIAVLSTALGAAGNTAAIEAGDDVYTTTLQGLEGLFLVRILEVGLLAVAVFHILNGVRLLMIDLGIGLESQDKSFYVSLVVTAAITVASVPTFMTGVGV, encoded by the coding sequence ATGAGCGATTCTTACAACCGCGGGCTGATCGAGGACTTCGGTCGGTGGCGGGAGTTCGCGCCCGGCATGTGGGCGTGGATCCTCCACAAGTTCACCGGCTGGATCCTGATCGGCTACCTGTTCACCCACATCGCGGTGTTGAGCACGGCGCTCGGCGCCGCCGGAAACACGGCCGCCATCGAGGCTGGTGACGACGTCTACACGACGACGCTGCAAGGACTCGAGGGGCTCTTCCTCGTCCGAATCCTCGAAGTCGGCCTGCTCGCCGTCGCCGTCTTCCACATCTTAAACGGCGTCCGGTTGCTCATGATCGACCTCGGGATCGGACTCGAGTCACAGGACAAGAGCTTCTACGTGTCCCTGGTCGTCACGGCGGCGATCACCGTCGCGAGCGTCCCGACGTTCATGACGGGGGTGGGCGTCTGA
- a CDS encoding succinate dehydrogenase hydrophobic membrane anchor subunit, with amino-acid sequence MAERYSSFTPGGTGWLLQRVTAAFLVLTLAFHFFLLHFVNHAYEIEFAGTQMRMENLGYMLTMIMFLWAAAFHGVNGVYNALVNQGLTGTPKRVVLGILSLAGIALVVQGTYVALVMGGIL; translated from the coding sequence ATGGCGGAGCGCTACTCCAGTTTCACCCCCGGCGGCACCGGCTGGCTCCTCCAGCGCGTGACGGCGGCGTTCCTCGTCCTGACACTCGCATTTCACTTCTTCCTGCTTCACTTCGTCAATCACGCCTACGAGATCGAGTTCGCCGGAACGCAGATGCGCATGGAGAACCTCGGGTACATGCTGACGATGATCATGTTCCTGTGGGCGGCGGCGTTCCACGGCGTCAACGGAGTCTACAACGCGCTGGTCAACCAGGGACTCACCGGCACGCCGAAACGAGTCGTCCTCGGTATCTTGAGTCTCGCCGGTATCGCACTGGTCGTCCAGGGGACGTACGTCGCACTCGTAATGGGAGGAATACTCTAA
- a CDS encoding succinate dehydrogenase/fumarate reductase iron-sulfur subunit translates to MSTQQEQPPETDDTSTETVESSTDAGPAPQDRRMEEKADRRARRERTADEIDAGTETVHLKVFRYDPEVAEKQEPRFDDFHVPFEKGMTVLDALIYARDEFDPSLTFRHSCRQAVCGSDAFFVNGRQRLGCQTQISDLDGPVRVEPLPHQDVVKDLVVDMGHFYEQMHAVEPYFQEEEDLPDGDLEEQFQTRENREKVKMSTRCIWCGACMSSCNIAAGDNEYLGPAAINKAYRFAMDDREGEELKEHRLRILEQEHGVWRCQTQFSCTEVCPKDIPLTEHIQELKREAVKKNLKFW, encoded by the coding sequence ATGAGTACGCAACAGGAACAGCCGCCGGAGACGGACGACACGAGCACAGAAACCGTCGAATCATCGACCGACGCCGGACCTGCTCCGCAGGACCGTCGCATGGAGGAAAAGGCCGATCGGCGCGCCCGGAGAGAGCGAACGGCAGACGAGATCGACGCGGGAACGGAGACCGTTCACCTGAAGGTATTCAGGTACGACCCGGAGGTCGCCGAGAAGCAAGAACCGCGCTTCGACGACTTCCACGTCCCATTCGAAAAGGGGATGACCGTCCTCGACGCGTTGATCTACGCGCGAGACGAGTTCGATCCATCGCTGACCTTCCGTCACTCCTGTCGACAGGCGGTCTGTGGATCGGACGCGTTCTTCGTCAACGGACGCCAGCGCCTCGGCTGTCAGACACAGATTTCTGATCTCGATGGTCCGGTGCGCGTCGAGCCGCTCCCACACCAGGACGTCGTCAAGGACCTGGTCGTCGACATGGGGCACTTCTACGAGCAGATGCACGCGGTCGAACCGTACTTCCAGGAGGAAGAGGACCTCCCGGACGGCGACCTGGAAGAGCAGTTCCAGACCCGGGAGAACCGCGAGAAGGTAAAGATGTCCACGCGCTGTATCTGGTGTGGCGCGTGTATGTCCTCGTGCAACATCGCGGCGGGCGACAACGAGTACCTCGGCCCGGCGGCGATCAACAAGGCCTACCGCTTCGCCATGGACGACCGCGAGGGCGAGGAACTCAAAGAGCATCGACTGCGCATCTTAGAGCAAGAACACGGCGTCTGGCGCTGTCAGACGCAGTTCTCTTGCACCGAGGTGTGTCCGAAAGACATCCCCCTCACCGAGCACATTCAGGAACTCAAGCGTGAGGCGGTCAAGAAGAACCTGAAATTCTGGTAA
- a CDS encoding FAD-binding protein, translating to MYEHDVIVVGAGGAGLRAAIAAHEAGADVAMVTKLHPVRSHTGAAEGGINAAIREGDDWELHAYDTMKGSDYLGDAPAIETLAQDSPEDTITLEHWGMPFSREEDGTVSQRPFGGLSFPRTTYAGAETGHHLLHTMYEQVVKRGIQVYDEWYVMNLAVTDEPDPNDRSCHGVVAYDVQSGQIQGFKANDGVILATGGPGQAFDHTTNAVSCTGDGQAMSYRAGVPLEDMEFVQFHPTTLPSTGVLISEGVRGEGGILYNEDGERFMFEHGYANNDGELASRDVVSRAELTEVNEGRGVEDEYVHLDMRHLGEERIVDRLENILHLAEDFEGVDGLVEPMPVKPGQHYEMGGIETDENGATCVDGLYAAGECACVSVHGANRLGGNALPELIVFGKRAGRHAAGEELGTAEIRTGYGDDVEDETDVGAPVEPGLAGIDETSPAGGVAADGSGKATATDAVLEQAVEAERARVDYLMDNDDGVNHADIRSKLQTAMTDYVNVFRTEDGVKKALEIIRECREAYQHVGVSDPSRTFNTDLQMTYETRNLIDVAETIALGALVRNEFRGAHWRQENQIRDDENWLKHTMITWDDGEPSIWYRPVILDGEDKTYEPKVRSY from the coding sequence ATGTACGAACACGACGTCATCGTAGTTGGCGCCGGCGGCGCCGGGCTCCGCGCGGCGATCGCTGCACACGAAGCCGGAGCGGACGTGGCGATGGTCACGAAACTCCACCCCGTCCGCAGCCACACGGGCGCAGCCGAGGGCGGCATCAACGCAGCGATCCGCGAGGGCGACGACTGGGAACTACACGCCTACGACACCATGAAGGGGTCGGACTACCTCGGTGACGCGCCGGCGATCGAGACGCTGGCACAGGATTCGCCCGAGGACACGATCACCCTAGAACACTGGGGGATGCCGTTCTCCCGGGAGGAAGACGGTACCGTCTCCCAGCGACCGTTCGGCGGATTGTCTTTCCCCCGCACAACCTACGCCGGTGCCGAGACCGGTCACCACCTGCTGCACACGATGTACGAGCAGGTCGTCAAGCGTGGGATCCAGGTCTACGACGAGTGGTACGTGATGAACCTCGCCGTGACCGACGAACCCGATCCGAACGACCGCTCCTGCCACGGCGTCGTCGCCTACGACGTCCAGTCGGGACAGATTCAGGGCTTCAAAGCGAACGACGGAGTCATCCTCGCGACTGGCGGTCCAGGTCAGGCCTTCGACCACACGACGAACGCCGTCTCCTGTACCGGCGACGGCCAGGCGATGTCCTACCGCGCGGGCGTCCCGCTGGAGGACATGGAGTTCGTCCAGTTCCACCCGACGACCCTGCCCAGCACGGGCGTCCTCATCTCCGAAGGTGTTCGCGGCGAAGGTGGTATCCTCTACAACGAGGACGGCGAGCGCTTCATGTTCGAACACGGCTACGCCAACAACGACGGCGAGTTGGCCTCGCGGGACGTCGTCTCGCGGGCGGAGCTCACCGAGGTCAACGAGGGCCGCGGCGTCGAAGACGAGTACGTCCACCTTGACATGCGCCACCTCGGCGAAGAGCGCATCGTGGATCGGCTCGAGAACATTCTGCACCTCGCGGAAGACTTCGAGGGCGTCGACGGCCTCGTCGAACCGATGCCGGTCAAACCCGGCCAGCACTACGAGATGGGCGGCATCGAGACCGACGAGAACGGTGCGACCTGCGTCGACGGCCTCTACGCCGCCGGCGAGTGCGCGTGTGTCTCCGTTCACGGAGCGAACAGACTCGGCGGGAACGCGCTGCCCGAACTCATCGTCTTCGGCAAGCGCGCCGGCCGCCACGCCGCGGGTGAGGAGCTTGGAACGGCCGAAATTCGGACGGGCTACGGCGACGACGTCGAAGACGAGACCGACGTCGGTGCCCCCGTTGAGCCGGGGCTCGCGGGCATCGACGAGACGAGTCCCGCAGGCGGTGTCGCGGCCGACGGCAGTGGCAAGGCGACGGCGACCGACGCCGTCCTGGAGCAAGCAGTCGAGGCCGAACGCGCCCGCGTGGACTATCTGATGGACAACGACGACGGCGTAAACCACGCCGACATCCGTTCGAAGCTCCAAACGGCCATGACGGACTACGTCAACGTCTTCCGGACGGAAGACGGGGTCAAGAAGGCCCTCGAGATCATCCGCGAGTGTCGCGAAGCGTACCAGCACGTCGGCGTCTCGGACCCATCCCGGACGTTCAACACGGACCTCCAGATGACCTACGAGACGCGGAATCTGATCGACGTCGCCGAGACCATCGCGCTCGGCGCACTCGTACGCAACGAGTTCCGTGGCGCCCACTGGCGTCAGGAGAACCAGATCCGTGACGACGAGAACTGGCTCAAACACACGATGATCACCTGGGACGACGGCGAGCCGTCGATCTGGTACCGACCGGTCATCCTCGACGGCGAGGACAAGACCTACGAACCCAAGGTGCGCAGCTACTGA
- a CDS encoding XapX domain-containing protein — translation MSTQLAVLALLTGVLTGGFFRFLSIPIPAPPELPGLLGIVGLFLGYKLVDTAGVSVDLLEALGL, via the coding sequence ATGTCGACCCAACTCGCCGTACTGGCGCTGCTGACGGGCGTGCTCACCGGTGGATTCTTCCGGTTTCTCTCGATCCCGATCCCGGCTCCGCCGGAGTTGCCCGGTTTGCTCGGAATCGTGGGACTCTTCCTCGGGTACAAACTCGTCGACACCGCTGGTGTGAGCGTCGACCTGCTAGAGGCGCTCGGACTGTAA
- a CDS encoding HD domain-containing protein has protein sequence MSEQPANGHRVYDPDADHAFPDERVNTVLEFVDGDVEIQTLLEAQNVNAVDRMRYNDHGPKHIEIVRNRALCLYDLLKASSVPFNGATQQGLDEADEPVIIALAASLHDVGHVVHRDRHPFYSVPLASDVLDRILPEFYDVADAVRMKGEILHAILCHHTPVDPLTLEAGVIRVADALDMERGRSRIPYEQGGRGINTLSSQAISRVSLHEGDSRPVLVEIEMTNAAGVYQVDNLLKAKLERSMLEEHVRIVAVNTNENREQLVERIEL, from the coding sequence ATGAGCGAGCAGCCGGCAAACGGACACCGTGTCTACGATCCCGACGCCGATCACGCCTTTCCCGACGAACGGGTGAATACTGTTCTCGAATTCGTCGACGGAGACGTCGAGATACAGACCCTCCTCGAGGCCCAGAACGTCAACGCCGTCGACCGGATGCGTTACAACGATCACGGCCCGAAGCACATCGAGATCGTCCGCAACCGGGCGCTCTGCCTCTACGACCTGCTGAAGGCCAGTTCGGTGCCGTTCAACGGCGCCACGCAACAGGGCCTGGACGAGGCCGACGAACCCGTGATCATCGCCCTCGCCGCGTCGTTACACGACGTGGGACACGTGGTCCATCGCGATCGCCACCCCTTCTACTCGGTTCCGCTCGCGTCCGACGTTCTCGATCGCATTCTCCCGGAGTTTTACGACGTCGCCGACGCGGTCAGGATGAAAGGAGAGATCCTCCACGCGATCCTCTGTCACCACACACCAGTCGATCCCCTGACGCTCGAAGCTGGCGTAATTCGCGTCGCAGACGCACTGGACATGGAACGGGGCCGATCTCGCATCCCGTACGAGCAGGGCGGTCGCGGGATCAACACGCTCTCCAGCCAGGCCATCAGTCGAGTATCCCTCCACGAGGGGGATTCTCGACCAGTCCTGGTCGAGATCGAAATGACGAACGCCGCAGGCGTCTATCAGGTCGACAATCTCCTGAAAGCCAAACTCGAGCGGTCCATGCTCGAAGAGCACGTCCGTATCGTCGCGGTCAACACCAACGAGAACCGAGAACAACTCGTCGAGCGTATCGAACTCTAA
- a CDS encoding Sec-independent protein translocase subunit TatA/TatB — MAPEIIPLFGIPMGPELVVILFLAILLFGANKIPKLARSTGEAMGEFQKGREKVETELEEMRDTGDFDDTSSDNDEFVDTEPVTAEETTETETDSA, encoded by the coding sequence ATGGCACCCGAAATCATCCCGCTGTTCGGCATTCCCATGGGACCGGAGCTCGTCGTCATCCTGTTCCTGGCGATACTGCTCTTCGGCGCGAACAAGATCCCGAAACTCGCACGATCCACCGGCGAAGCGATGGGCGAATTCCAGAAAGGGCGTGAAAAGGTCGAGACGGAACTCGAAGAGATGCGAGATACCGGCGACTTCGACGACACGTCGAGCGACAACGACGAGTTCGTCGACACCGAACCGGTGACCGCAGAGGAGACCACCGAGACCGAGACGGACTCCGCATAA